In Dyadobacter subterraneus, a single genomic region encodes these proteins:
- a CDS encoding SulP family inorganic anion transporter, translating into MTGYLNLFDFKQKVNYKNEILAGLTVAMTMMPESLSFAILAGFPPLAGLYAAFIMGLVTAIFGGRPGMVSGGAGATVIVLIALMQLHGLQYVFAAVILAGVFQILVGIFRLGKFIRLVPQPVMYGFVNGLAVIIFTSQFEQFRTIVNGEKVWITGNTFWIMTGLVALTIAIVLILPRLTKAIPASLVAIIVVFTLVLGFGIDTKTVKDIASVSGGFPPFHIPSVPLNMEMLQVIFPYALIMAGVGLTESLLTLNLVDEIIGNRGNGNKECVAQGSANILNGFFFGMGGCAMIAQTFVNISAGARARLSGIIAACTILVVILFGAPVIERIPMAALTGVMIMVAIGTFEWGSFRIINKMPKQDIFVGILVAVITIWLHNLALAVLIGVIISALVFAWESAKRIRARKFVDEKGVKHYEIFGPLFFGSVMAFTEKFDVANDPKEVVVDFKESRIADMSGIDALHKLTERYKKEDKTLLLRHLSEDCRLLLKNADAVIEVNVVEDPIYKLPVDVDNKI; encoded by the coding sequence ATGACCGGATATCTGAATTTATTTGACTTTAAACAAAAAGTAAATTACAAAAACGAAATATTAGCCGGACTGACCGTCGCGATGACGATGATGCCCGAATCGCTTTCTTTTGCTATTCTGGCCGGATTTCCTCCATTGGCAGGATTGTACGCTGCTTTTATTATGGGTTTGGTAACGGCAATTTTCGGAGGAAGACCTGGTATGGTTTCCGGCGGGGCAGGAGCGACTGTTATCGTATTGATCGCATTGATGCAATTACATGGTTTACAGTATGTTTTTGCTGCCGTAATTCTGGCTGGCGTTTTTCAAATTTTAGTTGGCATTTTCAGGCTCGGAAAATTTATCCGGCTCGTTCCGCAACCCGTGATGTATGGGTTTGTTAATGGTCTTGCCGTTATTATTTTCACTTCACAGTTTGAACAATTCAGGACGATTGTAAACGGTGAAAAAGTCTGGATTACGGGAAATACATTTTGGATTATGACAGGCCTTGTGGCTTTGACAATTGCTATTGTCCTTATTTTACCCAGATTAACAAAAGCAATTCCGGCATCACTGGTTGCCATTATTGTCGTGTTTACGCTGGTTCTTGGATTCGGGATTGATACCAAAACTGTAAAAGATATTGCCTCAGTTTCCGGCGGATTTCCGCCCTTTCATATTCCATCCGTTCCTTTAAATATGGAAATGTTACAGGTCATTTTTCCGTATGCCTTGATCATGGCTGGCGTCGGTTTGACAGAAAGTTTGCTGACACTAAATCTAGTTGACGAAATAATTGGTAATCGCGGGAATGGTAACAAGGAATGTGTGGCGCAGGGCAGTGCCAATATCCTGAATGGTTTTTTCTTCGGAATGGGTGGCTGCGCGATGATTGCACAAACTTTTGTAAACATTTCTGCCGGAGCAAGGGCGAGATTATCGGGTATAATCGCTGCCTGTACAATTCTGGTCGTGATCTTGTTTGGTGCTCCTGTAATTGAAAGAATTCCAATGGCCGCGCTGACAGGCGTTATGATTATGGTTGCCATCGGAACCTTTGAATGGGGAAGTTTCAGGATCATTAACAAGATGCCGAAGCAAGATATTTTTGTCGGGATACTTGTTGCGGTGATTACCATCTGGCTGCATAATCTGGCACTGGCGGTTTTGATCGGCGTTATTATTTCCGCATTGGTTTTTGCCTGGGAAAGCGCCAAACGTATACGGGCAAGGAAATTTGTTGATGAAAAAGGAGTTAAACATTACGAAATATTCGGTCCGTTGTTTTTTGGATCTGTTATGGCTTTTACTGAAAAATTTGATGTTGCGAATGATCCAAAAGAAGTGGTTGTTGATTTCAAAGAAAGCCGGATTGCTGATATGAGTGGAATTGATGCGCTTCATAAACTGACAGAACGTTATAAAAAAGAAGACAAAACCTTGCTTCTCCGTCATCTTAGCGAGGACTGCCGCCTCCTTCTGAAAAATGCTGATGCGGTGATTGAAGTAAACGTTGTTGAAGATCCGATATATAAACTTCCTGTTGATGTTGACAATAAAATTTAA
- a CDS encoding DUF3095 family protein gives MPTLSINDLFYTALPVNKISLSDLLTENQLFHELPDDWHVVVTDVKNSTLAVQNGLHEAVNLIATGCIVAVLNIARKNNLSVPFFFGGDGATCIIPPLILAEVMRSLQIHKDNTRANFDIDLRIGSVSVHKIYQDGFGLNISKFKSSSLFSIPVVLGDGLSYAEKLIKGEDLKRDMLESDNQQLDLEGMQCRWDRIAPPENLDEVISLLVIARDEKQQGMVFKEVVDFLDEIYGTSQNRQPISVSKLKLKSTLAKINLEMKVKFGRFRFLYMIYNRFILLFGPYYFNTKEGKSYLSTIVELADTLVIDGRINTVISGNTKQRLLLEEALNKLENEGKIRYGLFVSKESVMSCYVPNEENAHIHFVDGAEGGYTKAAGILKQKIRYS, from the coding sequence ATGCCGACGTTGTCAATAAATGATTTATTCTACACTGCACTGCCGGTCAACAAAATTTCTCTGAGTGATCTGCTTACAGAAAACCAACTATTTCACGAATTACCTGACGACTGGCATGTTGTAGTTACCGACGTCAAAAACTCGACACTGGCTGTTCAAAACGGATTGCATGAAGCAGTTAACCTGATAGCAACAGGTTGTATAGTAGCCGTTTTAAATATTGCCCGAAAAAATAATCTAAGTGTCCCTTTTTTCTTCGGTGGCGATGGCGCGACTTGCATTATTCCACCATTAATTCTGGCAGAAGTCATGCGTTCTTTGCAAATTCATAAGGATAACACACGTGCAAATTTTGATATTGATCTGCGTATCGGCAGCGTTTCGGTGCATAAAATTTATCAGGATGGTTTTGGCCTGAATATCAGCAAATTTAAGAGTTCAAGTCTGTTTTCAATTCCCGTTGTTCTGGGTGATGGATTGAGTTATGCTGAAAAATTAATTAAAGGCGAGGATCTTAAACGGGATATGCTGGAATCCGACAATCAGCAGCTGGATCTTGAAGGAATGCAGTGCCGGTGGGATAGAATTGCACCACCTGAAAATCTTGATGAAGTAATCAGTTTGCTGGTCATTGCGCGGGATGAGAAACAGCAAGGAATGGTATTTAAAGAAGTTGTAGATTTTTTGGACGAAATATATGGTACATCCCAAAACCGTCAGCCAATTTCCGTTTCGAAACTGAAACTGAAATCAACACTTGCCAAAATAAATCTGGAAATGAAGGTCAAATTCGGTCGCTTTCGCTTTCTGTATATGATTTATAATCGATTCATTTTACTGTTCGGACCTTATTATTTTAACACAAAAGAAGGAAAATCTTACCTGAGCACCATTGTTGAACTGGCAGATACTTTGGTAATTGACGGAAGGATCAACACAGTTATTTCAGGCAATACGAAACAACGTTTATTGTTGGAAGAAGCGCTCAATAAACTTGAAAACGAAGGCAAAATCAGGTATGGACTTTTTGTAAGCAAGGAGTCAGTTATGTCATGTTACGTACCGAATGAAGAAAATGCGCACATCCATTTTGTCGATGGAGCAGAGGGCGGATACACAAAGGCAGCTGGTATTTTAAAGCAAAAAATTCGTTATAGTTAA
- a CDS encoding aldo/keto reductase, which produces MEYRQLGASGIKVPVLSFGTATFGGGNEFFKAWGETGVEEAKTLVNICLEEGVNLFDTANVYSRGLSEEILGKALGGLRNQVLISTKATFPMGDGANEYGSSRTHLIQACEDSLRRLNTDHIDIYHMHGFDGNTPVEETLRALDDLISSGKVRYIACSNFSGWHLMKSLSVSEKHGWSRYVGHQVYYSLLNREFEWELMPLAIDQNVGSLIWSPLSAGLLSGKFKRNQPKPENSRLSQGGSQGPETNFELLYNIVDVLEEVAEETEKSVAQVALNWLLQRPSVVNIVVGARNEEQLRQNLAATGWNLTNEQVKKLDAASEVPPIYPYWHQRGNQKLNPNPKFY; this is translated from the coding sequence ATGGAATACAGGCAATTAGGTGCTTCCGGGATTAAAGTTCCGGTGTTAAGTTTTGGTACGGCTACCTTCGGTGGCGGAAATGAATTTTTCAAGGCCTGGGGTGAAACCGGGGTTGAAGAGGCTAAAACATTGGTAAATATCTGCCTGGAAGAAGGCGTTAATCTGTTTGATACTGCCAACGTTTATTCCCGCGGATTGTCTGAGGAAATTCTTGGAAAGGCTTTGGGCGGTTTAAGAAACCAGGTATTGATTTCAACGAAAGCCACGTTTCCGATGGGTGACGGGGCAAATGAATACGGGTCATCGCGTACGCATTTAATCCAGGCTTGTGAGGATAGTTTGAGAAGATTGAATACCGATCATATCGATATTTACCACATGCACGGTTTTGATGGCAACACGCCTGTGGAAGAAACTTTGCGTGCTTTGGATGATCTGATATCAAGCGGAAAAGTTCGTTACATTGCTTGCTCCAACTTTTCTGGCTGGCATTTGATGAAATCACTGTCGGTTTCTGAAAAACATGGCTGGTCGAGATATGTTGGACATCAGGTTTACTATTCGCTTTTGAACAGAGAATTTGAATGGGAATTAATGCCTCTGGCGATTGACCAAAATGTTGGATCACTGATTTGGAGTCCTTTATCCGCCGGTTTGTTAAGTGGTAAATTCAAAAGAAATCAGCCAAAACCTGAGAATAGCAGATTAAGTCAGGGTGGTTCACAAGGGCCGGAAACCAATTTTGAACTGCTTTATAATATTGTTGATGTGTTGGAAGAAGTAGCTGAGGAAACCGAAAAATCTGTTGCCCAGGTTGCATTGAACTGGTTATTGCAGCGTCCAAGTGTTGTAAACATTGTTGTTGGTGCCAGAAATGAAGAACAGTTAAGACAAAATCTTGCAGCAACTGGCTGGAATCTGACAAATGAACAAGTGAAAAAACTTGATGCAGCCAGCGAAGTACCGCCAATTTATCCATACTGGCATCAGAGAGGAAACCAGAAACTTAATCCAAATCCGAAATTTTATTAA
- a CDS encoding aldo/keto reductase: MKYKVLGNTGLKVSELCLGTMTFGGKGFFKVMGSLGQDSVDQLVKKAVDSGINFIDTANVYSEGMSEELTGQAIRNLGLNRDDLIIATKVRGAMGQGPNDQGLTRKHIMQQVEASLKRLNTDYIDLYQIHSFDPITPFEETLNTLDDLVRSGKVRYIGGSNLSAWQLMKAVGYSKYNDKAKFVSMQSYYSLAGRDIERELVPLLDDQKIGLMVWSPLAAGLLSGKYNRNGESETGGRLTNFASFPVDRERAFNIIDVLQPMAESKGASVAQLSLAWLLHQYVVTSVIVGANKIEQLEDNLQSVNIVFTTEELKQLDEISKLPVEYPGWMLERSKR; this comes from the coding sequence ATGAAATACAAAGTATTAGGAAACACCGGCTTAAAAGTTTCTGAATTGTGCCTGGGTACGATGACTTTTGGAGGTAAAGGTTTTTTCAAAGTGATGGGAAGTCTGGGCCAGGATTCAGTGGACCAATTGGTAAAAAAGGCAGTAGACTCAGGAATCAATTTTATTGATACCGCTAATGTTTATTCAGAAGGAATGTCGGAAGAACTCACTGGCCAGGCGATTCGTAATTTAGGATTAAACCGTGATGATCTGATTATTGCCACCAAAGTTCGCGGAGCAATGGGACAAGGGCCTAATGACCAGGGGCTTACCCGCAAACATATCATGCAGCAGGTCGAAGCGAGTTTGAAAAGATTAAATACAGATTATATTGATCTGTATCAGATTCATAGTTTCGATCCAATTACGCCATTTGAAGAAACGCTGAATACGCTGGACGACCTGGTTCGAAGTGGAAAAGTACGATACATCGGTGGGAGCAATTTATCTGCCTGGCAACTTATGAAAGCCGTTGGTTATTCAAAATATAACGACAAAGCAAAATTTGTTTCCATGCAATCCTATTATTCGCTGGCCGGCAGGGATATAGAACGCGAATTGGTACCGCTGCTGGATGACCAGAAAATTGGATTGATGGTTTGGAGTCCATTGGCAGCCGGATTATTAAGCGGAAAGTACAACCGGAATGGAGAATCTGAAACGGGTGGCAGGCTGACAAATTTCGCTTCTTTTCCGGTTGACAGAGAACGGGCTTTTAATATTATTGATGTGTTACAGCCCATGGCAGAATCCAAAGGTGCTTCCGTTGCGCAGTTGTCATTGGCGTGGCTTTTACATCAGTACGTTGTAACCAGCGTAATTGTCGGCGCCAATAAAATTGAACAATTAGAAGATAACCTCCAATCCGTGAACATTGTTTTTACAACAGAAGAGTTAAAACAACTCGATGAAATCAGCAAACTGCCAGTGGAATATCCCGGTTGGATGCTGGAAAGAAGTAAGAGATAG
- a CDS encoding SDR family oxidoreductase, whose translation MSEQKIAFITGANRGIGFETAKKLGKLGIFPVIGSRNEESGKAAVEKLKAEGIESDFIKFDVSDKKDYTSAYEYFDKKFGKLDILINNAGVSYEGDPVSSFGNEVPVSGISEEALRDTMEANFFAVVFSTQVLLPLIRKSDAGRIVNVSSTLGSLNMLSDPSSSVYGIKMFGYSTSKTALNSFTVHLANELKNTAIKVNSIHPGWIHTELGGSAAPMTPEDGASTSVLLATLPADGPTGGYFHLDETIGW comes from the coding sequence ATGTCAGAACAAAAAATTGCATTTATTACCGGCGCAAATCGTGGAATTGGATTTGAAACTGCTAAGAAGCTAGGCAAGCTGGGAATTTTCCCGGTGATAGGATCAAGAAATGAGGAATCAGGAAAAGCTGCCGTAGAAAAACTGAAAGCAGAAGGAATTGAATCAGATTTTATAAAATTTGATGTGTCAGATAAAAAAGATTATACCAGTGCCTATGAATATTTTGACAAAAAATTCGGAAAACTTGACATTCTGATCAATAATGCTGGCGTGAGCTATGAAGGCGATCCTGTATCGTCCTTCGGAAATGAAGTTCCTGTAAGTGGAATTTCAGAGGAAGCTTTGCGTGATACGATGGAAGCGAATTTCTTCGCAGTGGTATTCAGCACTCAGGTGCTCTTGCCTTTGATCAGGAAATCAGATGCGGGACGCATTGTTAACGTTTCGAGTACTCTTGGTTCACTGAATATGCTTTCTGATCCTTCTTCGTCAGTTTATGGAATCAAAATGTTTGGTTACAGCACCTCTAAAACTGCATTAAATTCATTCACAGTTCACTTGGCGAATGAGTTAAAAAATACTGCTATCAAAGTAAATTCGATCCACCCGGGCTGGATTCATACAGAGCTTGGCGGATCGGCGGCACCAATGACGCCAGAAGACGGGGCCAGTACAAGTGTGCTCCTGGCAACACTTCCGGCTGACGGACCAACTGGTGGTTATTTCCATTTGGATGAAACGATCGGCTGGTAA
- a CDS encoding helix-turn-helix domain-containing protein, protein MTNTRTAELVPPPAHYQLDVIPFKAQIFEGSGKTPLVPYNRRDYYKIWSINGPAKIHYADKSVEINKPALIFSNPLVPYSLEVFSDDRSGRMCVFTEDFLKTKERLDSIQESPLFKIGSDQIFFPDPVQLSFLYTLYEKMVAEMESSYIYKYDVIRNYVNLMIHEGMKMQPALSDVHHNNAASRITSLFLELLERQFPIDSPHFVLKLRKANDFAESLSIHVNHLNNAVRDITGKTTTAHITDRICNEAKALLRHTNWSIADIGSCLGFEYASYFNNFFKKNVGVTPLSLRK, encoded by the coding sequence ATGACAAATACGAGAACTGCTGAACTTGTTCCACCACCTGCACATTATCAACTTGACGTTATTCCATTCAAAGCCCAGATTTTTGAAGGGAGTGGAAAAACGCCGCTGGTTCCTTACAACCGGAGAGACTATTACAAGATATGGAGTATCAACGGACCAGCTAAAATTCATTATGCGGATAAATCGGTTGAGATAAATAAACCCGCTTTAATTTTTTCAAATCCCCTTGTACCGTATTCTCTTGAAGTTTTTTCGGATGACCGTTCCGGAAGGATGTGTGTATTTACGGAAGATTTTCTAAAAACAAAAGAGCGTCTGGATAGTATTCAGGAGTCGCCGTTGTTTAAAATCGGTAGCGATCAGATATTTTTTCCCGATCCAGTGCAGCTGTCCTTTCTTTATACACTTTATGAGAAAATGGTCGCCGAAATGGAATCGTCCTATATTTACAAGTATGATGTAATCAGAAATTACGTAAATCTCATGATTCATGAAGGGATGAAAATGCAGCCGGCTTTGTCGGATGTGCATCACAATAATGCGGCTTCCAGGATAACCAGCTTGTTTCTTGAATTACTGGAAAGGCAATTTCCTATTGATTCGCCACATTTTGTTTTGAAATTAAGAAAGGCCAATGACTTTGCAGAAAGCTTGTCTATTCACGTCAATCATTTGAACAACGCTGTCCGGGACATTACAGGAAAAACTACTACGGCTCATATAACAGACCGGATTTGTAATGAAGCAAAAGCACTTTTAAGGCATACGAATTGGAGTATAGCAGACATCGGCTCTTGCCTGGGTTTTGAATATGCGAGTTATTTCAATAATTTCTTCAAAAAGAATGTGGGCGTTACGCCTTTATCACTTCGGAAATAA
- a CDS encoding ABC transporter permease has product MLQNYFKIAWRSLSRNRAFSAINIIGLAIGLASCMLISLYVLDELSFDRYNEKASQIVRVVFKGTMQGGKINEAHVMPPAAQALKADYPEVLAATRLRQGGYPKVVLGDKEYSGDKLVLADSNFFQVFTLPLLKGDAKTALLEPNSLVITQKLADKYFGKADAIGQIVNFKGDSTNYKVTGVIEKVPQNSHFNFDIFASMASYADSKSNSWMVSEFFTYLVLPKGYDYKKLEAKLPQTVDKYMAPQLKQAMGVTMEEFRKSGNNLGLYLQPLTDIHLHSDFGYDLGNNGDIKYVYIFGAVAIIMLVIACINFMNLSTAGASKRAREVGVRKVMGSDKKELVYQFLLESILLTSIAMVLAIIFGYLALPLFNTLSGKDLSLQFSAIPSLLPSLILFGLVVGILAGSYPAFFLSSFKPILVLKGRLTTDRKSISLRSGLVVVQFFISITLIIGTTVVYRQLRFIQNKKLGYSKDQVLVIDTWALGQNKETFKQEILRDPRVVNASSSSYIPAGPSYNNNYMVYPDDKNMQLVKTLRYDVDASYIPTLGMEMAAGRNFSKEFGNDSSGVIINETAASMLGFKKDALDRTITNTNNEGGKGTYRVIGVVKDFNFRSLHEKITPLVMILSKDAGNLIVKIKTKEVKGLLADMENKYKEFKPEQPFAFSFLDERFNNTYQAEQKTGSILGIFAGLTIFVASLGLFGLATFTAQQRTKEIGVRKVLGASIGSIVALLSGEFLKLVLIALVLASPVAWYIMTAWLQDFEYKISIEWWIFAISGLLAIAIALLTVSYQSIKAAMINPVTSIKME; this is encoded by the coding sequence ATGCTGCAAAACTATTTTAAAATCGCCTGGCGGAGTCTTTCCCGGAATCGTGCTTTTTCTGCCATTAACATTATTGGACTGGCAATTGGCCTTGCGTCCTGCATGCTGATTAGTCTGTATGTGCTTGACGAACTGAGCTTTGACCGCTATAACGAAAAGGCCAGTCAGATCGTCCGGGTGGTATTTAAAGGAACCATGCAGGGTGGAAAAATAAATGAGGCGCATGTGATGCCGCCTGCGGCTCAGGCACTTAAAGCGGATTATCCGGAGGTGCTTGCGGCAACGCGTTTACGCCAGGGCGGTTATCCAAAAGTGGTACTTGGAGACAAGGAATATTCCGGTGATAAGCTGGTTCTTGCGGATTCGAATTTTTTCCAGGTTTTCACGCTTCCGCTTTTGAAAGGTGATGCCAAAACAGCTTTGTTAGAACCAAATTCGCTGGTTATTACGCAAAAACTGGCTGATAAATATTTTGGAAAAGCAGATGCGATTGGCCAGATCGTAAACTTCAAGGGCGATAGTACAAATTACAAGGTTACAGGTGTCATTGAAAAAGTACCTCAAAATTCGCATTTCAATTTTGATATTTTCGCGTCCATGGCAAGTTATGCGGATTCGAAATCTAATTCCTGGATGGTTTCAGAATTCTTTACCTACCTGGTTTTGCCAAAAGGATACGATTACAAAAAACTTGAAGCCAAACTGCCTCAAACAGTTGATAAATATATGGCTCCCCAGCTGAAACAGGCTATGGGAGTAACTATGGAAGAATTTCGCAAGAGCGGTAATAATCTTGGACTTTACCTTCAGCCGTTAACAGATATACATTTGCATTCCGATTTTGGCTACGATTTGGGCAATAATGGAGATATCAAGTATGTCTACATTTTCGGTGCCGTAGCCATCATTATGCTTGTCATAGCCTGTATCAATTTCATGAATCTTTCCACTGCCGGCGCATCAAAACGCGCCAGAGAAGTGGGCGTTAGAAAAGTTATGGGTTCAGATAAAAAGGAATTGGTATATCAATTTTTACTGGAATCGATCCTTTTGACATCTATTGCCATGGTATTGGCAATAATCTTTGGATATCTTGCCTTGCCCCTATTTAATACTTTGTCGGGAAAAGATTTGTCTCTGCAATTTTCCGCGATTCCTTCCCTCCTTCCCAGCCTTATTCTTTTTGGCCTTGTGGTGGGAATTCTGGCAGGAAGTTACCCGGCATTTTTCCTTTCCTCTTTTAAACCGATTTTGGTACTGAAAGGTAGACTGACAACGGATAGAAAAAGTATCAGTTTACGAAGTGGATTAGTGGTTGTTCAGTTCTTCATTTCTATTACACTGATTATCGGAACTACGGTTGTTTACCGGCAGTTACGTTTTATTCAAAATAAAAAATTGGGATACAGTAAAGATCAGGTTTTGGTCATTGATACCTGGGCGCTGGGACAGAATAAGGAAACTTTCAAACAAGAAATCCTTCGTGATCCGCGTGTGGTTAATGCAAGTTCGTCAAGCTATATTCCGGCTGGCCCGTCTTACAACAACAATTACATGGTTTACCCGGATGACAAAAATATGCAGCTGGTTAAAACCCTGAGATATGACGTGGACGCCAGTTACATCCCGACATTAGGAATGGAAATGGCGGCGGGACGTAACTTTTCAAAAGAATTTGGAAATGATTCATCCGGAGTGATCATCAACGAAACTGCGGCATCCATGCTCGGATTTAAAAAAGATGCACTGGACCGTACCATTACGAATACAAATAACGAAGGCGGCAAAGGAACATATCGGGTGATCGGTGTGGTGAAGGATTTCAATTTCAGATCTTTACACGAAAAAATCACGCCGCTGGTTATGATTCTGAGTAAGGATGCCGGCAATTTGATTGTAAAAATAAAAACGAAAGAAGTTAAGGGCCTGCTGGCTGACATGGAAAATAAATACAAGGAATTCAAACCGGAACAGCCTTTTGCTTTTTCTTTCCTTGATGAAAGATTCAATAATACTTATCAGGCAGAACAAAAAACTGGTTCAATTCTTGGAATATTTGCAGGTCTGACGATTTTCGTAGCCTCACTTGGGCTATTCGGCTTGGCGACTTTTACAGCCCAGCAACGGACAAAAGAAATTGGTGTCCGTAAAGTTTTGGGTGCGTCTATCGGCAGTATTGTAGCATTGCTTTCAGGTGAATTTCTCAAACTTGTACTGATAGCGCTCGTTCTCGCCTCTCCCGTTGCCTGGTATATTATGACCGCCTGGTTGCAGGATTTTGAATATAAAATTTCGATTGAATGGTGGATTTTCGCGATTTCCGGTTTGCTGGCAATAGCCATTGCACTTCTTACAGTAAGTTACCAAAGTATAAAAGCAGCGATGATCAATCCGGTTACTTCAATTAAGATGGAGTAA
- a CDS encoding TetR/AcrR family transcriptional regulator — protein sequence MKTRTDTKEKIVELARDLILAGGYPSLSYQQISSKLGIKNAAIHYHYPNKEDLGVEVVRRDSEKFDDFIVAVSGLGHWEKLEAFMSNYRKYLENENRICMIGSTASDYKEIPEQVQISASAYFTTVKEWFVALLESGRKEKAFYFKGEAVNKASLITSAMAGGLQHSRLVGNEHYDAIITQIKLELKE from the coding sequence ATGAAAACAAGAACTGATACCAAGGAAAAGATAGTTGAGCTGGCAAGAGATTTAATCCTGGCAGGCGGTTACCCGTCACTTAGTTATCAGCAGATTTCGTCAAAACTTGGTATAAAAAATGCTGCGATTCACTATCATTATCCAAATAAGGAAGATTTGGGCGTTGAGGTTGTCCGGAGGGATAGTGAAAAATTTGATGACTTTATCGTGGCAGTTTCCGGTCTTGGACATTGGGAGAAATTAGAAGCTTTTATGTCCAATTATCGCAAATACCTGGAAAACGAAAACAGAATCTGCATGATCGGATCAACTGCATCAGATTATAAGGAAATTCCGGAACAGGTACAAATATCAGCCAGTGCGTATTTCACTACTGTAAAAGAATGGTTTGTTGCGTTACTTGAATCAGGTAGAAAAGAAAAGGCTTTCTATTTCAAAGGTGAAGCTGTTAATAAGGCTTCATTGATTACATCGGCAATGGCTGGTGGATTGCAGCATTCGAGACTGGTTGGAAATGAGCACTATGACGCTATCATCACACAGATAAAACTTGAATTAAAAGAATAA
- a CDS encoding GNAT family N-acetyltransferase, translating to MLDLKLIIHCTGLINISKVMARERAIKSNYPDLLMSYLWFIGVHPQSQNKGIGKILLEEVIEDSRKINRPVYLETSSEKNVSWYLKSGFELYHELDLGYNLFMFRKEFK from the coding sequence TTGCTCGATTTAAAGCTGATTATACATTGTACGGGATTGATCAATATCTCAAAGGTGATGGCGCGGGAAAGGGCAATTAAAAGTAATTATCCGGATTTGCTAATGTCTTATTTATGGTTTATCGGCGTTCATCCGCAAAGTCAAAATAAAGGAATTGGTAAAATTTTGTTGGAAGAGGTAATTGAAGACTCCCGGAAAATAAACAGACCTGTTTATCTGGAAACTTCCTCGGAAAAAAATGTTTCCTGGTATTTAAAATCAGGTTTTGAACTGTATCACGAACTTGATCTGGGTTATAATCTTTTCATGTTCAGAAAGGAATTTAAATGA
- a CDS encoding TlpA family protein disulfide reductase: MSFRFIGFLLIIFCVENSRISSAQVLRSKGKMNQQFVMNDETVIVNQATGQRISYHAYDELLKKNPGRYRTQPVFDKYGKASSFALIPKTKSEVETGITLTLDEDGMPEIGKPIPPFVMNGLDGKTYDSEKLKGKYVLLGFWVKFEKPLYTFESTKIISDFVEENREKGIEIVSLGTTINTDEECRSAIPKRNCGFIPVPNSYGFNHRYKVTETPFFILIDKRGIVRAMAAHTEFDNIKELSLR, translated from the coding sequence ATGAGTTTCAGATTTATCGGGTTTCTCCTGATCATTTTTTGTGTAGAAAATAGCAGGATTTCTTCGGCTCAGGTGCTTCGGAGTAAGGGGAAAATGAATCAGCAGTTTGTAATGAATGATGAAACTGTAATTGTAAATCAGGCAACCGGACAGCGGATCAGCTATCATGCTTACGATGAATTATTAAAGAAAAATCCGGGTCGATACCGTACTCAGCCAGTTTTTGATAAATATGGAAAAGCCTCCTCTTTTGCCTTAATTCCCAAAACGAAATCGGAGGTGGAAACGGGTATTACACTTACATTGGATGAAGATGGCATGCCGGAAATTGGTAAACCAATCCCGCCGTTTGTCATGAACGGATTGGATGGAAAAACATATGATTCTGAAAAATTGAAAGGAAAATATGTACTCCTTGGATTTTGGGTGAAGTTTGAAAAACCATTATACACATTCGAAAGCACGAAAATTATTTCTGACTTTGTAGAAGAAAACCGTGAAAAAGGAATTGAAATTGTTTCGTTAGGAACCACAATCAATACCGATGAAGAATGCCGGAGTGCAATCCCGAAAAGAAATTGCGGCTTCATTCCGGTCCCGAATTCTTACGGGTTCAATCATCGTTACAAAGTGACAGAAACGCCTTTTTTTATATTGATTGATAAAAGAGGAATTGTGAGGGCTATGGCGGCTCACACGGAATTTGATAATATTAAGGAATTGTCTCTTCGTTAG